The Burkholderia sp. PAMC 26561 genome window below encodes:
- a CDS encoding tyrosine-type recombinase/integrase codes for MTFFIFACANKKPASKGGSEMPKAARGGLWGKVGARSPTAWILHETDLSKSPAPKDRLQESQSWTLTAAQFHQLATVPAETEWFANLDNPRTRRAYRTDLQDFMGFVGITRPEEFRIVTRSHVLAWRKTLEDRALSGATIRRKLAALSSLFEYLCEKNAVDSNPVKGAKRPRVESNEGKTPALGDHQARALLDAPDPETLKGKRDRALLAVLLYHGLRREEVCLLKIKDIHDRRGVAHLRIHGKGNKLRYVPLHPGSAERLHAYLEAAGHGAASDAPLFQPLRVTGAAITADGVYKCVLVYAAQAKIDVQGFGVHSLRATAATNALEHEADIAKVQEWLGHANIATTRIYDRRKSRPEDSPTYKVAY; via the coding sequence TTGACCTTTTTCATTTTTGCTTGTGCCAATAAAAAACCCGCCTCGAAGGGCGGGTCAGAAATGCCAAAGGCCGCACGAGGCGGCCTTTGGGGAAAAGTGGGCGCACGAAGCCCCACTGCTTGGATACTACATGAAACAGATCTCTCGAAATCGCCTGCGCCGAAAGATCGACTCCAGGAATCACAATCCTGGACCCTAACGGCGGCGCAATTTCATCAGCTCGCCACGGTGCCGGCGGAGACCGAGTGGTTCGCGAATCTTGATAATCCGCGCACCCGCCGTGCTTATCGGACTGACCTGCAAGACTTCATGGGCTTTGTCGGCATTACGCGGCCGGAGGAGTTCCGCATCGTCACCCGCTCGCACGTGCTGGCGTGGCGCAAGACCCTTGAAGACAGGGCGCTGTCGGGCGCGACGATCCGGCGCAAGCTCGCGGCGCTGTCGTCGCTGTTCGAATACCTGTGTGAAAAGAATGCCGTCGACTCTAATCCGGTGAAGGGCGCGAAGCGCCCCAGGGTCGAGAGCAACGAAGGGAAGACACCGGCGCTGGGCGACCATCAGGCGAGGGCGCTGCTGGATGCGCCTGACCCCGAGACGCTCAAGGGCAAGCGCGATCGCGCGCTGCTCGCGGTGTTGCTCTACCACGGCTTGCGTCGCGAAGAGGTGTGTTTGCTGAAAATAAAGGACATCCACGACCGACGTGGGGTGGCCCATTTGCGCATCCACGGCAAAGGCAACAAGCTGCGCTATGTACCTCTGCATCCGGGTAGCGCAGAGCGCCTCCATGCATACCTGGAGGCCGCGGGCCACGGCGCGGCGTCGGATGCGCCGTTGTTCCAGCCGCTACGCGTGACCGGTGCCGCAATCACGGCTGACGGCGTCTATAAATGCGTGCTGGTCTACGCGGCGCAGGCCAAGATCGACGTGCAAGGTTTTGGCGTGCACAGCCTGCGCGCGACGGCCGCCACCAACGCGCTCGAGCATGAAGCCGATATCGCCAAGGTTCAGGAGTGGCTCGGCCACGCGAACATTGCGACCACGCGGATTTATGATCGACGGAAGAGCCGGCCGGAAGACTCGCCGACCTATAAGGTGGCGTACTGA
- a CDS encoding DUF1413 domain-containing protein, translated as MKILIDVEDSLLGKALNECETQNVSFDRFVTDALRNAIDELIEAEDKSTVADTVAKAIEAARAILPGNTFHLDDICSPDDWSALNGGERKILGKAFRKAVETGSPAIARHIGRTSGNKAIYERV; from the coding sequence ATGAAAATCTTAATAGACGTGGAAGATTCTCTGTTGGGCAAGGCGTTGAACGAATGCGAAACGCAAAACGTTTCTTTTGACAGGTTTGTTACCGACGCATTAAGGAATGCGATAGACGAGCTGATCGAAGCCGAAGACAAGTCGACCGTTGCGGATACGGTAGCGAAAGCGATCGAGGCCGCGCGAGCGATCCTTCCAGGAAATACCTTTCACTTGGACGACATTTGCTCGCCTGACGATTGGAGTGCGTTGAACGGAGGGGAGCGAAAGATTCTGGGTAAGGCGTTTCGCAAGGCTGTCGAGACGGGTTCGCCCGCAATTGCCCGCCACATCGGAAGAACGAGCGGAAACAAAGCAATTTACGAGAGGGTGTGA
- a CDS encoding DEAD/DEAH box helicase produces MFYQKCHVLTGGPYPEPVEIRGTTTNRADLEEAHVVITNIQQLQGGANRWLQTLPPNFFDLILFDEGHHSVADSWTILKARFPGARIVNFSATPLRADGQTMAGRVLYSYPIFRAIQEGYVKRLKAVQLNPRTLRYVRRADSQEIEVSLEEVRRLGEEDADFRRSIVTSSETLNTIVDASIRELDRLRAESGDTRLKIIASALNFEHCRQIVEAYRARGRRAGYVHSREDGAANQRVMSQLENHQLDVIVQVRKLGEGFDHPLLSVAAVFSIFSNLSPFVQFVGRIMRVIQQNAPGHVLNQGVVVFHAGANVARQWTDFQAYSEADQDFFDQLLPLEGLDPADQQGEREIAPLSHLVDEMEVRAQSEVHLEEIHLLPQDEAAAIQLLQERGIIPGDFDPASQALQPVPTTRVTERQAMRGGLDMRVRTAAARVLAERRINPAGRELDRQRLGRNNLIVLKSAIDRHVNAAVGQAGSQRHEFSRVQLDQINAGFDGFVASAVLEVCGGD; encoded by the coding sequence ATGTTTTATCAGAAATGTCATGTCCTCACCGGCGGTCCGTATCCAGAACCGGTTGAAATTCGCGGCACAACGACAAATCGCGCTGACCTAGAGGAAGCACATGTCGTCATCACCAACATCCAGCAATTGCAAGGCGGCGCTAATCGCTGGCTCCAAACATTGCCGCCGAATTTTTTCGATCTGATCTTGTTTGACGAAGGGCACCATAGCGTCGCCGACAGCTGGACGATTCTAAAAGCTCGCTTTCCCGGTGCACGCATTGTCAATTTCAGCGCCACACCACTAAGGGCAGACGGGCAGACAATGGCCGGTCGTGTTTTGTACTCTTATCCCATTTTTCGCGCCATCCAGGAAGGTTACGTTAAGCGGCTGAAAGCCGTTCAACTCAATCCCCGCACGCTTCGCTATGTTCGCCGCGCTGATAGCCAAGAAATCGAAGTCAGCCTCGAAGAGGTACGCCGACTAGGGGAGGAAGACGCCGATTTTCGGCGGAGTATCGTCACTTCGAGCGAAACGCTCAACACGATTGTTGACGCGTCCATCAGAGAGCTTGATCGGCTGAGAGCAGAATCCGGAGACACTCGACTGAAAATCATCGCCTCAGCTCTCAACTTCGAGCACTGCCGCCAAATTGTTGAAGCATATCGAGCACGCGGTCGCCGTGCTGGCTATGTGCATTCGCGGGAAGACGGTGCCGCCAATCAGCGTGTCATGAGCCAGTTGGAAAATCATCAACTGGACGTTATCGTTCAAGTACGAAAGCTGGGCGAGGGTTTTGACCACCCGCTCCTGTCAGTCGCCGCAGTATTCAGTATCTTCAGCAATCTTTCGCCTTTCGTGCAGTTCGTTGGGAGAATCATGCGTGTGATCCAGCAAAATGCGCCGGGCCATGTCCTTAACCAGGGTGTCGTCGTATTTCACGCTGGCGCGAATGTCGCCCGGCAATGGACTGATTTTCAGGCTTACAGTGAAGCCGACCAGGACTTCTTCGACCAACTCCTGCCCTTGGAAGGACTCGATCCGGCAGACCAGCAAGGCGAGCGTGAGATTGCTCCGCTATCGCATCTTGTCGACGAAATGGAGGTACGTGCCCAATCTGAGGTGCACCTGGAGGAGATACATCTGCTTCCGCAAGACGAGGCTGCGGCAATCCAACTCCTGCAGGAGCGGGGAATTATTCCTGGCGACTTCGATCCAGCCAGTCAAGCCTTACAACCGGTGCCAACCACTAGAGTCACCGAACGCCAGGCAATGCGCGGTGGTCTGGATATGCGCGTACGTACTGCCGCAGCACGTGTCTTAGCTGAACGAAGAATAAATCCAGCCGGTAGGGAGCTTGATCGGCAACGCCTCGGCCGGAACAACCTCATTGTTCTCAAGTCTGCGATCGACCGTCACGTGAATGCTGCCGTCGGGCAGGCTGGCAGCCAACGCCATGAATTTTCACGCGTCCAGCTGGACCAAATTAATGCAGGTTTTGACGGCTTTGTCGCCTCGGCGGTACTGGAGGTGTGTGGTGGCGATTAA
- the istB gene encoding IS21-like element helper ATPase IstB, giving the protein MSAPTYDTGSMGLMLNELRLPTIGRLWSDFAQRSDKEGWQASQLLGALFEHELAERAKRRLERHRVESQLDPTKTLATFDFSVVPMVSKAHVMALASGDAWLEKGATILLFGPPGGGKSHLGSAIGHALIDAGHRVLCTRTSELVQKLQVARKSLQLPSALAKLDRFDLIILDDLSYVRKDQAETSVLFELIAERYERKSLLITANQPFSGWNDVFPDPGMTVAAIDRLVHHSTIFELNVESYRRRNANDKQKERRRQSTNNDQEGATTMPI; this is encoded by the coding sequence ATGAGCGCACCGACGTACGACACCGGCAGCATGGGACTGATGCTCAACGAATTGCGTCTGCCAACAATCGGTCGACTGTGGTCTGACTTCGCCCAACGTTCAGATAAGGAAGGCTGGCAAGCATCGCAACTGTTGGGCGCATTGTTCGAGCACGAATTGGCTGAACGGGCGAAACGCAGACTGGAACGCCATCGCGTCGAATCACAATTGGATCCGACCAAGACTCTCGCCACGTTCGACTTCAGCGTCGTGCCCATGGTATCGAAGGCACACGTCATGGCGTTGGCCAGCGGGGATGCGTGGCTCGAGAAAGGTGCCACGATCCTCCTGTTTGGGCCGCCCGGTGGAGGGAAAAGTCACTTAGGATCAGCGATTGGTCACGCCCTGATCGACGCGGGCCATCGGGTCTTGTGCACCCGCACCAGCGAATTGGTGCAGAAGCTTCAGGTGGCGCGAAAGAGCCTGCAATTACCGTCGGCACTTGCCAAACTCGATCGTTTCGATCTGATCATCTTGGATGATCTGTCGTACGTCAGAAAGGACCAGGCCGAAACCAGCGTGCTGTTCGAATTGATCGCCGAGAGATATGAAAGAAAAAGTCTTCTCATCACGGCCAATCAGCCATTCTCGGGCTGGAATGACGTGTTTCCTGACCCTGGCATGACCGTCGCCGCCATCGACCGCCTCGTTCACCACTCAACGATCTTCGAACTGAATGTCGAAAGCTATCGGCGACGCAACGCCAACGACAAACAGAAAGAGCGGCGGCGTCAATCAACCAACAACGATCAAGAAGGAGCGACAACCATGCCAATCTAG
- the istA gene encoding IS21 family transposase gives MSGTRITDRQVRLYMTNRKSHTQETAAAKSGMSERTARRIEHNGKLPSQTPRRYWRSRPDPFADVWESEVVPLLRGVPKLKAITLLRKLQEDHPERFPDSMRRTLERHISQWRALEGPAKEVFFPQTYQPGVRGLSDFTHMEKLGVTIAGVAFGHLLYHFVLAFSRWEYASVVDGGESFQALAAGLQNALWQAGGCPSEHRSDSLSAAFKNLQEKDDFTVRYAALLGHYGMEGTRNNRGLGHENGSVESSHRYLKDAVDQALELRGHRDFDDRPAYEEFVRGVVMRRNRRNAAAFQVERTYLMDLPEHRTTDFVEDEGRVTRSGTFTVDNSLYSAPSRLIGHRLKVRLYSDRLDCYLSGALVHSTARVRRTSAGRGRAINYRHFIESLKRKPQAFRGLVFRDDLFPREAYRRTWERLDQALSPRNACKAIVGLLELAGNYGVEAELAQRLEVLLELGELPDLEALFAEFAPRQAECPIVLVEMPDASIYDALLDEEVAA, from the coding sequence ATGTCTGGAACCCGCATCACCGATCGACAGGTCCGCCTCTACATGACTAATCGTAAAAGTCACACGCAAGAAACCGCAGCTGCAAAGTCAGGCATGAGCGAGCGCACCGCTCGGCGCATCGAACACAACGGCAAGCTTCCATCGCAGACGCCTCGGCGCTATTGGAGATCGCGCCCCGATCCATTCGCCGATGTATGGGAGAGTGAAGTCGTACCGTTGCTGCGCGGTGTCCCCAAGCTGAAGGCGATCACGTTGCTGCGCAAACTGCAGGAGGACCACCCGGAGCGCTTCCCCGACAGCATGCGTCGCACACTTGAACGGCATATCAGCCAATGGCGTGCGCTCGAAGGACCCGCCAAGGAGGTGTTCTTCCCTCAAACCTACCAGCCCGGCGTACGCGGGCTGTCGGACTTCACGCACATGGAGAAACTGGGTGTGACGATCGCCGGTGTTGCGTTCGGACATTTGCTCTATCACTTTGTGCTGGCGTTCTCACGCTGGGAATACGCCAGCGTCGTTGACGGTGGAGAAAGTTTCCAGGCGCTGGCAGCAGGATTGCAGAACGCTTTATGGCAGGCCGGCGGCTGCCCGAGCGAGCACCGCTCCGACAGTCTGTCGGCAGCTTTTAAGAACCTTCAGGAGAAAGACGACTTTACGGTTCGCTACGCGGCGTTACTTGGGCACTATGGCATGGAAGGCACGCGCAACAATCGTGGCTTGGGGCACGAGAATGGGAGCGTGGAATCCTCGCATCGCTACCTGAAGGACGCAGTTGATCAGGCGTTGGAGTTACGTGGTCATCGCGATTTCGATGATCGGCCGGCCTACGAGGAGTTTGTGCGCGGCGTGGTGATGCGCCGCAACCGGCGCAATGCCGCGGCGTTCCAAGTCGAGCGCACATACCTCATGGATCTGCCTGAACACCGTACCACCGACTTTGTTGAGGACGAAGGGCGCGTGACGCGCAGCGGCACTTTTACGGTGGACAACAGCCTCTACAGCGCGCCCTCACGCCTGATCGGGCATCGCTTGAAAGTACGCCTCTACAGCGATCGGCTTGACTGCTATCTGTCGGGAGCGCTCGTGCACAGCACGGCGCGAGTCAGGCGTACGAGCGCAGGTCGCGGGCGTGCGATTAACTATCGACATTTTATCGAGTCACTCAAACGCAAACCGCAAGCCTTCAGGGGCCTCGTGTTTCGTGACGATCTGTTTCCGCGTGAGGCGTACCGCCGGACCTGGGAGCGCCTGGATCAAGCACTGAGCCCGCGCAACGCGTGCAAGGCCATCGTGGGCCTGCTGGAGCTTGCCGGCAATTACGGCGTAGAGGCAGAACTGGCCCAGCGGCTTGAAGTGCTGCTGGAACTCGGCGAACTACCCGATCTGGAAGCGCTCTTCGCAGAATTTGCTCCGCGCCAGGCCGAATGTCCCATTGTATTAGTCGAGATGCCCGACGCCTCGATCTACGACGCATTGCTTGACGAAGAGGTGGCCGCATGA